ctctcttAGCTCCATATGATTTAttaaggagatttgaaccctgatTGCAGAAGCAAAAACTTATTATCTCATTATCTGACTACACACTCtgtttaagaaaaaataaaataattattaatatatttatttacttattaaaataaaattttattttcgaaatttatattttattaaaaaaaacaccACATATTACACTATAATAGCTTACCTAGGATGGTTGAAATCGAGGATTGGACAAATTTAAATTATTGAACATCTTGCCTTTTTGGACCCAATTGATGACCGCTTAAACTAGATTTTTTGGTGATGAGAGACAAAATGAAAGATTGCTCATGAGAAATCAATGTGTGCCGATTAGGCGTAGGCCCTACAAGGACAAAAGCATCATTTTCTCATGAGAATCTGCTTTTTCACAGCATTACTTGCATTCGACAGCACACTCTTTTTCATTAAGCAATGCTAGTGCTATGGGAAGTTACGCAACCCATGACTGTAGGCAATTCATATCCTTTAATAGTAAAGAGCATTTCCTTCAAAGAGTGTGAGCATTTTACTCTTTATGAGATGCAGTTCGCTATCTCCGTGGTGAACGAGGGTCACCACACAATCAACATCCCTCTTTTTAAGTATTAAGCAGTCTACTTAAGCTTGGGATTTtattggatgggagtaaatgaggtAAATGGGGAAATTGTGAGCAAATGAAGGTAAATGGTGTTTGAGGTATGTTTGGATAGAAGTAAATACATGTCAATGAAATGAGAATAAATAAATGAAGTGAGCTACTTTTTTGAAATCCCTTGGAGAGTCACACAAGTAAACAAAGGCAGTGCCACGCACATGTCCATCATATTGATGGTGTGCTAATGATACTCCAAAATAATTCAATTATCACCTACATCAGTAAAATCATactaatagaatgatccaaaccctCCAAAGGTTGCCCAtttaaatggatggtttaaaagtGTTGGTAAGTCATTTGTTTGTGATTCATGCGTTGTGACCCATCCAAAGCTCAGCATATTCTTATTTTTTAGCTTCATTACAATCATTTTGATTAAATGTCACATATGTGCGCTAATTTAAAATACcaaatgtattttaaaaaatcacatatattcatgtgaatatattaaaattttcGAGTGCATTCAAAGTCATCTCACATACTATTATCAAAGCaaaatattcaaatttcaaatgcatttcgtttACTCCCATTCAAACGAGTTAAATCatttattttcaattcatttactttcaatatcatttttcatttacctccatttataaGCTCCCAAATtgactattattattttttaccttGAAactaatactttaaaatgatctaaataaatcacacatgaaaaaaaaaaaaaaccaaaaacccatgcatcatgttgggccccacatggtcaTTTTAAGATTCCATTCAAGCATGGTAGGATGCAATTTGCTTTAGTTAAAATGCTATCATCCAGGGTGACTCTAATACGAAAATatgagcttcatccaaaacttgtggctgtTTTTTTAAGCGTGGTCTATTTTAGCTTTTAACTTGCCTTGTTTTTtgcccacgtcctaaaatgagaaggtgaaacggatggacggtggatacaacacggTGGCCCACTAGAAGTGGGCAGATGAATCGAGTCGCCAACTGATGGTCTAGATCGCTGAACATGGCCCACATCGGCCACTTGTGAATCCAAAATGCTCGTGTCCTTCCCACATCTCTCCTCCTAATTACGGTCCACTTTTCAGGATCCAAACCGCTAGAATCCAACGAACTCTTCTTCCGGACTTTTCACTTTTACCATTATACCCCTCCACCCCTTCCCTCCGTCCGTGCGCTGAACACCCCTCAACTCCACCGCGCTGCGCACGATAACCCCCGGCGCACGACAGCCCCAGCCCCGAAAACCATGTCCGAGCGAATCGCGAAAACGAGAAAGAGCACCACCCAAACGCAACCCTCTCTTTCCCCTCCCTCCCCAAACATTCCCAAAATGCCCCGCAGATCCCTCCTAAAACCCACCCTCGCCACCGCCCTCACCCTCTTCGCCTTCTACGCCTTCTCCACCACCATCATCTCTCCCAGAATCGACTCCTCTCAATCCTTCTCCGTCCCGAATCCAGACGCACCTCAATATTCCGATTCCCATCCCTCATCTGCGGCCCCCAAGATCTACGTCTACGATCTCCCTCGCAAATTCACCTACGGCGTCATCGACAGCTACGTCACTGCCCGTGGCAATTCCCCCCCATCCCCACTAAAGTACCCCGGCAACCAGCACTCCGCCGAGTGGCATCTCTTCGCCGATCTGACCCGTCCGGATCGCCCTGCTGACTCGCCCGTCGTGCGTGTCCTCGATCCGGAGCAGGCGGACCTCTTCTACGTCCCATTCTTCTCGTCGCTGAGCCTTGTTGTGAATCCGGTGCGGTCAACTGGTGGGACCTACAGCGATGAGGAGATGCAGGAGGAGCTGGTGGAGTGGTTGGAGAGTCAGGATTACTGGAGGAGGAATGCCGGGCGGGACCATGTGTTTATATGCCAGGACCCGAACGCGCTCTACCGGGTGGTGGACCGTGTCAAGAACGGGGTGCTGCTGGTGTCGGATTTCGGGCGGTTGAGGCCGGACCAGGCGTCACTGGTGAAGGATGTGATATTGCCTTATTCACATAGGATCAATTCGTTCAATGGCGATGCTGGGGTTGAGAGTAGGAAATCTCTGCTATTCTTCATGGGGAATCGATACCGGAAAGAGGTaaattttattattcttttctttccatctaataaataaataaaaattccttTCTCAATAGGTGGATGATTTGGATTCTCTGGTTTATTCTACGTGCTGTTGCTGCTTTGTTTTGAGCAGATGGAATTCATTGACTCTCTGCCTTTATATTTGCGTAGATGTATGCTATTTGCAAATGCTGAATGCAAAAGCTTCAAATACGGCATTGTTGCAGATACATGTGAGATTGCCGCCTTCCATTGTGATGGCCCCACTGGATATGTGCTCTAGCCCAAAAATCATTttggttcactcatcaggtgggttccTCATGTATGGAAAACAATGGATGGTAGAAAAGGATAAGTGAAGGTCCACATTTGGCTAACACTTGTGGCCaacttgatgagtggactagcctgAATTTTTGGGCCAGGTTGTTCGAGGAGCCGTACTGACATGACAATTGGCCTCACATGTCATATCAGCATGTTGCAGCAATTCTACTTGACACTTGCAGATGCATTGCCTTTCAAGAACGAAATAAAATCCCACTTGCAGAGGCATAGCTGCAAGTAACATtcctcatatgccaaatttcggtTTTTGTTGGAGCTCCTAACACTTGAATTCACCAAAGTTTGCTTCCCAGTTTTGGACATCTATAACCTGAATTCCTAAGATGATTtgagagttttgtctcaagaacaTATGAATGCaaaaaatttaataagatttttattttttaaaaaaattatttctttAGTTAAGATTTAAAATCGCTTTGTGGACTAATGCATTAGATTCATGAATCAAGCTGCTCAAGTTTCAAACTGAGCAAATTGATGCCACAAATTGAGTGAAATTGTGATAAACCGTCTGAGCATGTGGGTTCATGAGCTACCCAACAAATTACAAATTACAAATTATCATAAGAACCAAACTGGACCGTGAAGCTGGAAACTCAGGTTGATGCGATTCATGTTCTTTTTTGGTGTGTGTTTACTTTTTCTCTTTTATGTATTCTTTTTTTGGTAGTTCATGCAGGAAAGGTTGATGGTAAacgtcttattattattattactattattatttttcattcatTTGGAAATAAATGCATTGCAGTGTAGTTAAATCCTACAATCTCTGATAGGAATCTTATTGTGTGATTCAAATAATGTGGAGAGTgatttgcaatttgaattgatgaATTGCCAGTTTCTCAAAACAAAACAAGGTATATTTTACTGGAAATGGTTTTTAATAATTTAGTATTATCTTATGCATagaaaagccaaccccaaatagatgggacaaggctatgatgatggcaGCGACATGTAAGGAGAATAAAGTTCAGATACCAATAAAAAATTTTGTGGCAGTGTGTGATGGAATAGGAATTTCTAGAAACATATCGAGCCTAACTTCTTTGCCATCTCTGACTGAGAAGCTTTGGTACATTTTGTTCATCGGCACGTAGAAATGCTACATGATGTTGTAAGTGGCTAACAGCGTGGAATGTCACTGTTTTActaattttctttgtttttgaaaGGTAAGCTGATGATTATTATAATGCAGGGTGGGAAAATTCGTGACACACTCTTCCAGATTCTTGAGAAGGAGGAAGAGGTAGTAATAAAACATGGAGCACAGTCCAGGGAGAGTCGACGTATGGCTACACAAGGGATGCATTCATCCAAGTTCTGTTTACATCCTGCCGGAGATACACCCTCAGCCTGCAGACTCTTTGATGCGATTGTGAGCTTGTGTGTTCCGGTGATAGTCAGTGATTATATTGAGTTGCCTTTTGAAGATGTCATAGACTATCGAAAAATTGCAGTATTTGTAGATACAGCCACAGCCGTGCAGCCTGGATACCTGACTTCCATGCTGAGGGATATAAGCACAGAGAGGCTTATGCAATTTCAGCAGGAGCTTAAAGCGGTATGTGAAAGTGTTCATATTTTCTCTCCATCCATTATTTTTGGTTGGCACTCCATTCATTATCATGCTGTTAGATGGATCATGTTTCCTGTATACCTGAGGTCCTGAGAACAACTTAGACAAATCTTTGTGCACAAAGCATCTGACATAGATGCCCCTACAACCCAATGCACAAacttgtatatgtatgtatgctagTGATACAAACAGTGTTGTTGCACAAGTACATTGAGAGCATGTGAAGACAagtctttcaaaaagaaaaaaaaagcatgtgaagacataTTAGTGATACAAAAACTAGTCTGTTGCACGAGTACATTGAAAGCATGTAAAGATAAGCCTTtcggaatttttttttaaaaaagcatgTAAAAATATAACATAAAAATGTTTTCTAATATGGTTCTCTGATAGTCGTCATGGATATGCATCCGATAAAAATGACTTGCATGGCCTCCCCTCCAAAAAAGAACATGAAGAAAACATTTTCATTAGCATTAAGAATCTTATGTCACTATTATAAGCATCTTATCTCATTACTAAACTCCAAATAACTGTTGTGGTGATACTAGCATTAAGAATCTTAGTCATGGTTAATGAGGCTAAAATGCTAAGATGTGTTTTACATATGGCCACATTGAATATTTTCACTAGaacctctccttttttttttttgtgggttagcttgttagtacacacccatgtcagtacacacactccatgttagccacccccgctaaggatcgataccaagacctcaagtgttgaaacgaggtatctccactcagtctgccagttgagctatggatctgggtgtcactAGAACCTCTCCTTGATGAGGTGTTTGATTTGTCTAAGACTACGGGTTCCTTTCGTCATACGGGTTCCTTTCGTCATATGTAGAGACTTGAGAAGCTAATGAGATCGCAACAACTTGTAAGTTATTTGTTCACAACAACTGTCAAGATTAGGCTCGCCTTTTAGTgggcgtttggattgtaagttacttaagataagctacttaccaaacatacttatcatctaaaaagtagaaaaaacaTATTTGGTTTCtaacatcataagtaattatcccGAAAGTCTGTTCAGTCCCCCTCACAtccatcgtccatcatgtggggccaacctttgatgtggatcgttcatTGTGTGGacctaacctttgatgtgggccatccatcaggcAGGGCCCATCTtggttgtgggccattcatcattaggggctgacctttaatgtgcacaattcattaggtagggcccacctttgatgttagtcatccatcatatgagcccaccatcaatgttattgtccatcatgtggggcccatcttcaacatccactgtccatcatgtggagcccacctttgatgtgcactgtccatcatgtggtcccacctctgatgtgggccgtctatcatgcaggacccaccttggatatgggccactcatcattaggctgacctttgatgtggactgtccatcatgtggggcccaccattattaattggccatcatgtggagcctacctttgatgtgggctgcccatcatgtgggtcccaccttcaatgtgggttacccatcatgtggggctcaccttggatgtgggccattcatcattagaggcGGACCTTTGATGTTGattttccatcatgtggggccacctcaatatgggccatcatcatgtggggcccactagatcatatacccattcattggatgattttccaatctcatGAACTTAGAAGGGGTTCATGGCCACAGAGAGCATATTCTCTTAAATAATTTCACAAGTTGCTATGTCACCAATgagaatgaagaaaataagttacttttgaaagttgaaaagtaataaaaaaataacttataaaaataagttagtttttctAAAAAGCTACTTACttaagtttaataaccaaacaaacttatttaagaaaagtaacttattaacttacgtaagttaaaaaagctacttattttgTAGTATCCAAATGGGTCCTTAATATCTCTATTATttgttcccaaaaaaaaaaaatgttgctcGGCCGACTCGAAGAATGGTGTGATGGAAATTTTGGACTTCTGTCCTGTTATCTGCGTGGGAACCATTTATAAGATCACATAAACCTCCATCTGAATTGGCTAAAGGAGGTGATGAGGTGCTCTAGGGCTCCTTTTTCAACATAGACAAGTCCTTGATGGGATCTTTATAGCCAACCTTTTCAAGATAGATCCTTGATGGGATCTTTATAGCCAACCAATGTGCAGATCCATATAGGCTGGAAGAACCTCGAATATTACGTAAATTAAATTTGGAGAAGACATTATCACATAGATTGGAGCAGATTACATGCTTCAAAGAAGGGGTTTGGTTTTAAATGGAGAGGTTGATAAGAGGCTATATCACTTATATCTTGTCTGCTTGGCCCTCCATCTTAATAAATGGCTCAGCACCGAGCTCAAGAGGcctatgttaagttgatctactttcctcctctctctcttcagtagttgcTGAAGGTTTAAGGTGCCAtttgataaactgaaaaataagctctgaaaattaatttaagtgttGAAAACTTGAAAGTGccgaattgtaattttgaaataattttagtcaaaaagtgaaaagaaattttaatgcacCACCACTTTCAGCTTTCAGCCTTTAGCATTAAGGGAGGGGAGCTGAAAAAAGACCCATATTttcagtgaaaattaatttaagcacttaATAAGTTGGATTTGCTAAACGATCAAAATCAGTGAAAATcactaaaaatttcaaatttcagtgGTAAGTGATCAAACAGTCCCTAAGTAAGCTATTGTTCAAGGTTTAGAAGTGGGAGTCATCAGGGGTTTCATGGTGGTGCCCGTGCATTTGAGTATTTCAATACCTCATTTGCAGATTTTTTGTTATGTTACTTGCACTCAAGTTTGCAATAGGTTAAAGGTGATTCAGTGTTTTGTTTACATATGACACATTATTTTTTGTGATGCTTCTCATGCTCAAATTTGCAATAGTTGAAAGGTGCTTTGGTGTTTTGAGGTGGTATTTGGGTTCAAGGTGACTTGAGAAAGAGTGCGCTAGCAAGAGCTTTTTGGCTGATGAAGGAATATTGAAATCCTTTGTAATTGCAACGGGGTATAAAACAGGAAGTTTACTTTTGAAAAATCTTGGTATGGCCCTTAGAACTAAATCCATCGTTGGTTTGGCCTCTACTTAGGTGATGGcaagttttaaaaaaatatcagTGGAAAGGGACTTATTTTCACTTGGGGGACAAATTCCATTAATTAAATTGTCATTTTATAATCTCCCAAtatgctttcttcctcttttcaaaATCTGGTGGTGGTAATAAAGAAATTTGATAGAATGGAAAAAATAGGGGAACTTTGTTTCAGAGGGTATAAGTGGCATCACGAATTCCATCTTGTCAAAAGAGTTGATGTTTGAAAGCTGAAAAGGGATGAAGCTCTTGGGGTTGGGACTTGGGAGGCTTAGAGAGAAATTGGATCCTCTCATTGCTAAATGGTTGGGACAAGCGTGAACCTAATGCAAGCATTATCAAGTTGTTAGTTGTTGTGTtcttgctaaaaaaaaaaaaaaagaagaaaaagaaaacctaaTGCAAGCATGAAGGATTGCAAGAAGTGTGCGAGGACGGTGTGGGCCCTGAAAGACCAATTTGCTTGTCCTACAACCCGTCCTATGGAGATTTTTAGGAGATGGACATTCTTTGTGTGGGTTTAGTTTGATTGTTTGAGGTCTTTATTTAGTGATGTTTTTTAAGGATCTTTAGTGGGATTTTAGTCATTCATAGTTTTCTATTTTGAGATATTTTTATCTTAGAAGAtatttaatagaaaaaaaaatatcttAGGGGATCTTTAATTGTCATCATCTGAGCtgtatcccaattaattgggtcggctacatgaatcttgttctgccattcccCACTCTATCAAGGcccataccttcagttagaccacgaGTCATCaacatccatgtccttttggaccttccccttgcccttttagagccttcaatttgtaccaactcactcctaaccatcATGGTTCTTAGTCTTTGTTGTGCATAACCAAACCATCGAAGTCTACTTTCCCTAATCTTATTACCCATTAGTGCggtgaatgcattcatttctaattcaatcattccttgtcttgccactcatccatttcaacaacctcatttcagttacactcatcctatgaatatgTTGTTCCCTAACTGCCAACCATTCTGCCCCATAAAGTATGGCTGGTCATATATATAAGTAacaatcttataaaattttccctttagtttgagtggtacatggtGATCACATAGAACTCAAGAGGAATTGTACATTTATTCCACCCATCTTGAATTTTataggcaacatccttctcaatgtCTCCgctcatgaattatcgacccaagatattggaagtggtcattttgggaaacttcttggtaaGCAATTTTAACCATGTCCTCCTTTTCACTCCTATtgctactaaaattgcactccatatactttgtTTAGTTTGACTaactttaaatcctttagattctaaagcatcaatccataaatctagctttgtgtttaggCCCTTCCTTGTCTTGTTAATCAAATCcagtgatttaaatatcgataGTGTCGGTCGATATATCTCAGGAAACTATCGGTGTCGCACTTTGGTGATATGAAATCAGGGTGAAGTTATCAAACTCCCTCGTATTGTCGAAAATATTGCAATGTATCGACTATATATCAATACATCATGATATTGTGAATACATCATAGTATAAAGTTTTCGAATATCattgatgcatatgatatgcacacaccccccccccccccccccaggttGTTTTGAGAAAAAATAGGATTTGGGTGGGGGAAATCGAGATTGGAGAGAGGAGATAGCCTGAAACCCAAttgacaatttttattttatttttattttttaatttgaagttttttttttaaaaaatgatttagACTTGGTGGAACTAGGTAGGTAATTTATGGTTTTGCATAGTTAGTCATGAATTTTTACCCTCGAGTTTTGATTTTGGGAAAAATGGAGGAATTTGGGAAAAAATCGAAATTCACCTGATTGCACCCATTTAACTTGGAGAACTAAAGTGTGGAAAAATCGTGTGAGAGTGCTTGTAGGTTGATCTACAGGTTGATGGAAATTTTTGGaatgtttagattttttttaaaaaaaattaaacacacacacacacacacacaaaattacATTGACCAACCAAAATTGTCATATGGGgtcgtttgggagcttgtaaatggaatcCATTTCACATTTACTCCAATTTCAAGTcttggttgtgtttggatgggagtaaatgaaatgcgtTGAGATCCAAATATTCTGTTTGGATgtgagtaaatgggaggaattggaatggactggaatttttcaatatattcataagAACATGTGTTATCCCAAATCTcctttaatatcccaaattagtgtacatGTGATATTTGACAGgttgattgtaataagcccattgaaatatatactttggtgaaaatgaggaaattttgagCCTTGGGTAGGTCACAaacgtaaggatcacaaacaagcagcTTGCTAACGttttttaattgtccatttgAATGGCCAATATTTGGACGGTTTGTATCATTCTATTGGTGCGATTTTATTGATGCAAccaataattggattgttttgaaGTATCATCATTGCGCCATGTGTACGGTGGACACGTGTGTAGCAACACCTTTGTTTACTCATGCAATTCTCTAATGGAGCCCAAAAAGCAAGGTGTTCCATGTCCATTATGATACAACTATACAACAATAAATGCTATTATGTATAGctaacggccatgaccgttacgcaATACAGGGGTGAAATGGAgcaattgttttttattttttattttttatatatataaccaTATCGGTCGTTACAGGGGCTGTAACAACCGTTACGGGGTGTAATGACCATTACCCCTGTAACAGTTGAAAAACGACCACTtccttttttctatattaatccaattttcccttgctttcccaCTTTTCTTATTCAAAAAACTTTTTTAAATCAttctacaacagatttcgacCACCCATAATCTAGCTTTTATGATTAAAATAGTAGATTAAAGTGATTTAGGCGAATAGAAGCTTTGAgggccatttaaaaaaaaaaattgaaaaaagtttttctttttaagatttcTATTTcaaatgcttgattgtgatgtgtagatattagagacacataaccatgttcataaatttacCAAACAAccaaatacaacactctcaccaaagagtgaactgttatgctaccataaacatgtttaaagcaaaaaagaaaaaaaaaatgaatacaaaTTTGGAATACTtagattattttagattttctagatattttttcagaattatttgaatatatatatatatatatatatatatatatatatatatagaaccgTTACGAGGGTTGTAATGATCAATATGCCCCTGTATCGGCCGTTATGACCGATACCTATATCGGTAATAGTGGTGATCGctacggccactgttaccgatATAGAATACCTTaccaaaaaggcatttcaccccatttactcAAAAATCTCTAATCTTCCTCAAGATTTCAAATCAACCCCATTTACTGCCAattcatttactcccaattccatTTACCTTACTGCATTTACTCCCATCAAAACACACCTTTTaccccatttactcccaattccccccatttactcccatccaaacgacccctaatatATCCGTGTAGTGTTGAGTGTTGTTGATCTTGATATCAACCtcactcttttattttttttaaaaaataaatttaatttaatagaaatttaacaaaaataattttgaaatatatatatatttttaatatgttCATTGTATTAAGTATATATTTACTTCTTCTTTGGCTTTTGAATATATTGGTTATGTTTTTGTACTTGtcttgtatgatttatgaatgttatgaactcattttggataaaATTGCATCACTTTTGTCAATCAGCGCATGGTCTAGGACCCTATACAATGGAAACTTatcatgtgtacttgttttttgtgatcttttgagttcGAAGTgtataatgatgttttttttttttttaaaaaaaaaaattttatttttaataacatcccttaaagtttcattgaaaatttgattgatttcccaatgtttccaaaaAACTGCGATACATTCCACGTTTCATGCGATACTGATAATGATATgcttctgtatcccaagggtgcaatacatgtgTCAATATTGATACTTAAATCCATGATCAAAACTATGTCACCAGCAAACTACATAggccatgggatctcttcctgcaaatgcctcaACTTGTCCATaactaattattaaaaaaaaaaaaaactcgtccataaccaatgtGAAAAGGTACAAGCTCAATGTTGATCCCTAACgcaagcctacaataattggaAACTCACTTGTTTCTCTGCTAGTGGTCCTCAAATTTGTTATGGTTCTCTCATACATATCCTTTATCATGTCAATGTATCCTCTTGAAACTCATCCACCGGATTAACTCTCTAGAGACCCTATCATTTGCTTTCTCTTAGTCAATAAAGGTCATGTGGAGATCCTTCTTCCTCTCCCAATATTTCTCAAATCagttgtctaagtaggaaaatagcttcagtAAATAGACCTCCttggcatgaaaccaaactgattttctaaTATGTTCGTATCATGCCTTGGTCTTTTGCTCAATCAccctcccaaagtttcatagtatggctcataaTTTTAATCCCATGTTAGTTAGTGCAGCTCTGTATGtatcctttattcttataaataggtactgCAGTACTTTTCCTTCATTCATCTAGCATTTTCTTCAAGATCTTACAATCTTGTcaaacaactttgtcaaccaaaaaaCCCAGTATCTCCAATACACTTCCAACCTCTATTGTTATACCATCTGGTTCGAGGGTATTTCATGTTTTCATCTATCTtgaagcttctttcacttcagatATATTACTTTTAGACTTTTTcttaatttagaaaaattctaccattttgcCTATGTTTCCCCCACATTTCTGGTTATGGATAACAATATTGTTTCTTTATCTCTAGCc
This region of Magnolia sinica isolate HGM2019 chromosome 1, MsV1, whole genome shotgun sequence genomic DNA includes:
- the LOC131242535 gene encoding probable arabinosyltransferase ARAD1 → MSERIAKTRKSTTQTQPSLSPPSPNIPKMPRRSLLKPTLATALTLFAFYAFSTTIISPRIDSSQSFSVPNPDAPQYSDSHPSSAAPKIYVYDLPRKFTYGVIDSYVTARGNSPPSPLKYPGNQHSAEWHLFADLTRPDRPADSPVVRVLDPEQADLFYVPFFSSLSLVVNPVRSTGGTYSDEEMQEELVEWLESQDYWRRNAGRDHVFICQDPNALYRVVDRVKNGVLLVSDFGRLRPDQASLVKDVILPYSHRINSFNGDAGVESRKSLLFFMGNRYRKEGGKIRDTLFQILEKEEEVVIKHGAQSRESRRMATQGMHSSKFCLHPAGDTPSACRLFDAIVSLCVPVIVSDYIELPFEDVIDYRKIAVFVDTATAVQPGYLTSMLRDISTERLMQFQQELKAVKRYFEYEDPNGTVKEIWRQVSMKLPLIKLMINREKRLVQRDLPSPDCSCLCSNQSGTATNI